The genomic stretch ATGTGTATAAGAGACAGCCATCTATGCAATGGATCAGTTGCTGATAAGTAGCATTCAAAGCTTCTTGTGTTACCCTGGCAACCGATTGGGAAAATGCACGAATGGCTTGCACATAAACGCGATTGTCCTCCGGCCTTGGATAGGTGTTGGCGATGGCCGCTATGCGCCTGCCCATCCCATTGCCGTCGGTATGGACGACTGCGATGTAACTGGACTCGCCCTTGGTGCGACCAAAATCATCAAAATCTTTTGGAATCTCATACCCGTTGAGCGTTAACTTCTCTGTTAGCCGTTTATGGGCTGCCTCAAAGGCTGCTTCTTTGGCTTTCACCTCGGCAGAAACGCGTTTACCATTCTGATTCTTATCCACTGCTGGCAGGTCAGTGTACTGGCAATCCGCCGTTACGCCTAGGCCCAGCAGCGGGGTAGAAACAATGGGATCATTTTTCTTACGCCGGACTTGCTCAAGGGAATCCTGCACCACCTGCGACAGAGCCTGGGTATCCCAGTCAAACTCGTTGTGCGCGATGACCAATCGCAAGCCGGGAGCATTTTGAAGCGTGCGGTGGGTCAGGCGGCGGGTAAACTCACGCGCCTTTTCCGGCGAGCGGAACAGCACCACCGTGTTGCCGCCGCCGGCATACACTAGTTCGGAGACCAAACTGCCTCCTTCAATGGCAACTTGGTCATCAATCCGACCACCTTGATCCACATTGGTCGCGCCCAGCGCCGCCAACTCCTGGTAAACCCAATCCTGCGTGGCGCAGCGCACCAGTTCTGATGCGCCCACGTTCTGTTTAAGGACGTTGCTGCCAAAGATGTAACCTTGGATTCCGATGGTATCTATGACGGTCACGGTCAGTTTTGCCATTGCACGTCTCCTTTCACGACGGTTGGGAGTTGAACCAATCCCGCAAATGGTCAGGTAAATTCGGCAAGTGTTCGGCGCCAAACACACGCACCTTGCCCGCAGCGTCCCAGGATTCTTCAATTTCCTTCTGAATTGCGGTCGGGTTACTATCCGGATTGTCTTCTGCTTTTGGGGCGCAGCAGACCAGCCCTATTCGGGCCTCGTCGCCGCCCATCTGCCGGGCGCGCACAAAAACTTCAAACAGCTTTTGCTTGGTAAGGCTACGCTTGGTTTCCGTCGTACACGAGATGGCAAATAACTGATACCCCCGCATAGCCACCACATCAAATTCAAAGTTGCGCTCCTTGGGGGTAATACTCATCGCAGTTTCGTGAATCTGGCAGTCTTTCGCTATTTGCTGCAACGACCATAGCGTATAGTGTTCCAGCCATTTACCATCCAACCATTTAGCCACTTCTATCACTTCCCTGTTCCATTGGGTTGCCAAGTCTTTCAAAAACCGGGCGCCTTGCCAATCTATAAAGTTAGGGAGGGAAAGGTCATCTAAACCTTTTTTGCGGATTGGGGTATCAGGCCCATTGCGGAGATTGTCGTCGCACCAACTTCGGAAGTTTTTGCAATTTATCCGTGCTAAAGTCTGAGCAATCTCTGTCCCGAATACGTCAGTTGCCGGTGGCCGCTTGAGCGTATAGCCGTGCAGCACAAGCAGAGTCTCAACTGTAGGCTGTACCTGAAGACCAACAGGGAATAACCGGCTGGGTTGGTCTCCTTGATCCACAACCATACTCAGTGTCCGTGCATCCAAGTAACTGAATACTGCCCCTTGACAATACTCCTCCACGGCCCGATATGCGTGAACGGCCATCGTCTTGGTGCCTCCTGTGTAATTCAGGCCGACATCTTGTTTGCCTTTTACATGCTCCGCTATTTTGTTGAAAATTTCTTCCCCCTGGGCTTCTTTGACTTCGATTTTGGTTACCCGACCTTTTTCAGCCTGCAAAGCCGCAATCAGACGGTCGGCCACCGTGGCGGTCTCGTCGGTGTGGAACAGGTAGATGTGTCCGCCCGGTTTTAACAGCAATTTCGCGGCGACATAGTTGGGCAGAGGATTTGTCCCCACCAAGAGAAAGAGGTTTTCTGATTGAGGAATATTATGGCTCATATCTTGTTGTTCTCCCGAGGGGCTGGGGTCCTGAAAGACAAAATATCGACATTAATCCTCTTCCAATAATGACTTACGGACCAAGCCGTAGTTCGTCAAAAAGATCGGGGGGTTTGGAGAAAACGTGAAGTTATTTGCTCCCCAATTTCATACCACCCATTGCCGAAGACGGCGTCTTCGCCGACGTGGAGGTATTCTCCGGCCAGAAGCAGAGGAAGGAATTCCTCTAGGTCCCCTTCAAAGGTCATCTCTCCTATGAATCCGCTTTGGTCGTGATAGGTTTCCTGGGTTCGGCTTCTTCGCCGCATCCCGACCCATTCGAGGTTGGAATGAACTTTCATAACCTTTGTGGCCCGCTCGGCAAGCCCAGAAAAATCAACCTCCAGGGGTCCTCCGCAATAGGAGACGGAGAGGGCATTGATCCGATCCCGAAGCCGTCGGACAAGATGGTGGAATTCGGGGTCTCTGACGAGCCTGCTCTCCCCTTTCCGTCCGGTGGGGTTGTATCGGACCCGGGTCGGGGTCAGGAATCGGAGGGTCAACCGGTCGCCCCGGAACTTTTCGCTCCTTTTGAGCAAATCTTCCCCTCTGATCTGGGCCTCGAAATTGGAAACCACGTTGGTCTCGGGATCATAGATCGAATCGTATCGGCCCCCTCGTAAAACTTCGATTCCATCGAGACTGAACCTCCCCCTGTTCAAACCGATCCCGAACCTGCCGAGCTCTTTGAATGGAACGATCACATAAGGGAGGCCACGGATCCGATCCCCCACCAGGACCATCTCGAACCTGAGGGGGGTGGCGGAGGTGTATTCCGTGGCCCCATCCAAAGGGGGTTTGATAACGAACCCCCGGGGGAGATTCTTGAGCCTCTTAATCTTCCCTGCGTCAATGGGGTTGAAGATCAGGGTGTAGGCACACCTCTCTTGCATGCTGCAGGCGTCGCAGGTTTCTTGATCTCGATTCAAACAGGCCAGCCTTCTCAGGGAAGACCCAAAGGCGCCCCTCAGGACACTCCCCTTCCATTGACCAAAAAATCGTATGGCGAAGTTGGGTCTGAACGTGAATCGATAGAGGGAGAAATAGAGTCTCTCGATCATTCCGAGGTCCTCGCGGGCGAGGCCGAGCCTCGGTTTTCTCGACTATACCAAAAACCGGATCAGGGTTCAATCATTAAAACACTATCCCCCATTGCGTTTGGTATGAAGGGCCCACCCCGAAGGGTCCAAGCGGTCATTTCATTTAAACACAGGACCTCCCCCAGGGAGTGTCCTATGTTTTTAATTTTCGAAAAAAGGAAGAGGGGTTCGAAGGTCCGATTCTCTGCGATTTTTTGGGGGTGATTCGATCGAAAGAGAGGACGAGGGGGGCGCTAAAATCGAGGAGGGAGCCAAAGGCCCCCTCCTCGGTCCCTAAAAGGTTCGCTGCTGCGAGGGTTTATTTCCCCTTTAATTCCTTCAGTTTGGCGGTGAGGGCGGGGAGGACTTCTTTAAAGTCTGCGACAATGCCGTAGTGGGCCACGTTGAAGATGTTGGCCTCTTTGTCCTTGTTGATCGCCACGATGTACTTGGATCCCAGGTGGCCGGAGATATGGGACAGGCCCCGGAGAGGGCCACGGCAATATAGAGCTTGGGGCTCACCACCTTTCCGCTCTGGCCGATCTGGGCCGATACCGGCGCCCAGCCCTCGTCGCAGGCAGGTCGGGTGGCTCCCACCGCACCGCCCAACACCCGGGCAAGCTCCTGGATCATCTCCCAATTCTTGGCGCTTCCGATGCCCCGGCCTCCGGCCACGACGACCTCGGCATCTTCGAGCTTCACGCCCTCGACCTCCTCCTTGATCCGCTCGACGACCTTCACCTTGAGCGTCGAGGGATCGACTTTCCCTTCGACCGGGATCACCTTCCCCTGCCTCGAATCGTTCCGCTCGGCAGGGGGCAAAGTTTTGGGCCGGACCGTGGCCATCTGAGGACGGGCCGCTTTGGCCACCATCGTCGCATGGGCATTTCCTCCGAAGACCGGCCGGGTCGTGACGAGCAGTTTTGTGGAGGGATCGATGGAAAGGCTCATGCAGTCCATCGCAAGGCCTCCTCCCAACCTTCCGTTGAGCCTCGGGGCGAGGTCAGAACCGATATCCGTGTAACCCATGAGCACGATCGAGGGAAGAAGGGCTTTGCAAAGGTTGGTCATCACCTGGGTATAGGCCTCGGGATGATACTGATCCAAAAAAGGGTCCTCCGCGATGTGGACCTGGTCGGCCCCGTAGGCGATCGCCTCCTGGGCCAGGCTCGAGGCCTTGCTTCCCATGAGAAGGGCGTTCAATGGCTCGCCGAGGTCATCGGCCAGTTTCCTTCCCGCTCCGAGGAGTTCAACGGTGACCGGTGCGAGCTTACCCTCCACCATCTCTCCGAGGATTAAAAGACCTTTATGCGCTTCCATAGGACCTCCTCCGTCTCCTGATAGGCTCTTTCATCAAATCAATTTGGCGATCTTTTCTGCCAGGGCGACCCCGGCCTCGGCCGGAGTGTTTGCGGCGATGATCTCGCACTGGGTCTTTCGGGTCGGCACGGAGAGGCCGATCACCTCCATATGGGCCTTCCCTTTATCCAGTTGGGAAGGATCCACCCCGATGTCCTGGGCCTTCCAGGTCGGGATCTGCTTTTTCCGGGCCATCATCAACCCCATCCCGCCCGGAAGTCGGGGGAGGCCGACCTCGCTGCTGACCGTCACCAGGCAGGGCATTGGCGCCTCAAGCACCTCGTAGCCGTCGCTCACCATTCGCTTCACCCGGACCGTCTTCTCCACCGCCTCGACCGATGCGGCGATCGTGATGAGGGGCAGCCCGAGCAGCTCGGCTAAGATCGGCCCCACCTGACCATCGCCCCAGTCGGCGGCCTGCCGTCCACAGAGGACGAGGTCGTAGGCCCCGATCTTCTGAATGGCCTTGGAAAGGACGTGGGCCGTTCCGAAGCTGTCGAGGTTTTCGAAAGCCGGGTCACTCAGCACATAGCCCTCATCGGCCCCCATGGAGATGGCATGTCTGATCACGTCGGCGGCTTTGGCCGAACCCAGGCTCAATACGGTGATCTTTCCCTTATGTTTGTCCTTGAGTCTGCAGGCCACCTCCACCGCCCTCTCGTCATAGACGCTGATCACGGGCGGAACGCCTGGTGGAGGGATGACCTGTTTGGTCGCCGGATCGATCTTGAATTTGGCCGGCGGGATCTCGGGGTCGAGAACCTGTTTGACGCAGACGACGATGTTCATAAGCTTCCCTCCTCGATGTGTTCCTAAATTGCTGTTCCTTCTCGCTTTGGAAAGGGCTCGGGCGGATGAGGCTTAGGACCTCATGGCCTCTTCGACCACCTCGACCAGATCCATGGCCTTCAACGCATTCTGGATGCCCTTATGATTGATCGCATCCTCGAACATCTGCAGACAGTAGGGGCAAGCGGCGACCACGGCCTCGGCGCCTGTCTTGACGATGTCTTCCAGCCGGGTCTGGTTGATCTTCGTCGTGCCGGGCTGCTCTTCGATCCACATCAATCCCCCTCCGCCGCCGCAGCAGAAGCCCGTCTGCCGGGAGCGCGCCATCTCCCTCAGGTGCCCTCCGGTGATGGAGCGGAGGATCTGCCGCGGTTCGGTGTAGAGGCCATTGTATCGGCCAAGGTAGCATGGGTCATGGTAGGTGAGGGTCGTCGGGAGTCCCTTCGGGCTCAGCCTCAACCTCCCCTGTCGGATCAGGTCGGCCAGCAGCTCGGTGTAGTGAAGGACCTTGAAGGCTCCCCCGAATTTCGGGTATTCGTGCTTCATCGTGTGGTAGCAGTGGGGACAGGTCGTTATGATCTCCTCAACGGCGTGGCTTTTAAAGACCTCGATGTTCTGTTCGGCCATCATCTGGAATTGAAATTCATACCCTGCCCTTCGGGCCGGGTCTCCGCAACAGGTCTCGCCATCTCCCAGGACCGCGAAGTCCACCCCGGCCGCCCGAAGGACCCGGGTCATGGCGAGGGTCGCCTTGACGTTTCGTTCGACCAGGGCGCCGGTGCAACCCACCCAGAAGAGGGTCTTGGCCTCTTCCCCATCGCCCAAAACCCTCACCTCGGCCTCGGACGTCCAGTCTCCCCTCAATCGCATCGACTGGAGGCCGGCCCAGGGATGGCCCCTCTGCTGCATATTTCTCAGCATGAGCTGGGCGCTTTCGGGCATCCGGCTCTGCTCCATCACTAAGTTCCGTCTCATGTCGATGATCTTCCGGATGTGTTCGATGCTGACCGGGCAGACCTCCTGACAGGCCCCGCAGGTGGTGCAGGCCCAGATCTCCTCCTCTTTGACCACCTCGCCGATCATCGCCTTGGCAGAGGTCTCGGCGGAAGGTTCGGCCGTAGAGCCAGCCTTTTGGCTTAGAAGGGCCGGCCCCGATTCGAGGAGATGCTCCTTCAGGTGATGGATGACCTCCCTTGGAGAGAGCGTCTTTCCGGTGAGCTGGGCTGGACAGTTCACATGGCACCGGCCACATTCTGCACAGGCGTAGAGATCGAGGAGGTCTTTCCAGGTGAAGTCCTGGATCTTCGAGGCCCCGAGGGTCGCCGTCCCTTCGGCCGCCTCGAGGGCCTCGAGGGGAATCGGACGAAGGTCGACCTTCGTATCGAGGGGCTTGAAGAAGGCATTGGCGATGGAGGCCAGGATGTGAAGGTGCTTCGAGCGAGGGATGTAGACCATGAAGCTGAGGATGACGAGGTAGTGGAGCCACCACATGAGGCGGTAGCCCGATTCGAGGGAGGCCTTTGAAAGTCCGGTGCCGGAAAGGTAGTGTGCCAGGGCCGATCCAAGGGGTGGCCAGGAGGCCTGAACCCCCCGGCTGGCGTGGTCGAAGCCCACGCTCAATACATGAAGGGCCATCAGAGAGAAGACCATCATCAGGATCACCCCTGCTTCGGCCGTGGGCTCGAGCCTCGGCGGTCGAATGACGTAACGCCGGATCGCGGCCACGATCAGGGTGAGGGTGACGAGGAGGGCCGCCAGATCGAGGATCGAAAAATAGAAGGTCTCGAAGGGGGTCCGTTCGATGTATTCAGAGAGGCCGAAGCCTCCTGCCAGTCCGACGAAGATGATATAACTGAGGAAGAAGAGGCTGAAGGACCAGAAGAGGAGGGCATGGGCCAATCCCGCCCGGTCCTCCCGTGACAGGGTCTTCAGGGTGCACCACTGGGGGACGACCTCCAGGACCATCTCCTTGAACCTTCGACCTTTCCGGTCGAAGCGGTTCTCTGGCCCGCCGAGCCGCATGAGGCGATAGAGGAGATAGGCCCTCTGGAGGAAGAGGCCGAAGGCAATGGCGAACAGAGCCCAGAAGATCACATAGCCGGGAAGCCCCCAGTAGGTCGCGCTGACCGGTGACACGGGATTCTCCTTTTCAGGTTAATTTTCCTTGCCTTTTCTGACGATCTTTCGTTTCTCTTCGGGAATGGGTGGCGGGACGGGGCCTCCGACGATCTTCGTCACCGCGCTGAATTTGGGCGGGCAGGCCTCGAGACAGGTCCCGCATTTGATACATTTCTCCTGATCGATGATGTGGATCAGGTTCTTGCCGCTGAGAATGGCATCGACCGGACAGCGTCGGGCGCAGCTCATGCAGGCCTGACACTTCTCCGGATCGATATAGTAGGAAGGAAGCTCCCGGAAGAGCGCCTCGATCTCCTCCCGGGTGAAGAGCTGGTCCCAGGATTCGCGCTCCTTCTGGCGGGTGAGGAGTTTCTCCCTCTTGGCGATCTTCAGGTACGGGATCAACGCCATGATCCGTTGCACCCTGGCCGCGGCCTCGCCCTCGTCCAACCCCTCGGCCTTGCCAAAGGGGCCGAGGGAACGGATCTTTTTGATGAAGTCGTTGACCGTCTCGGCGAAACGGCCTCCCTCGGCCGAAGACATGAATTCGATCCGGATCCGCTCCGGGTTCAACCCCACATACTCCATGATCCGCTTGCAGAGGAGGACCAGGTTCAGGGCATGGTAGTTGCCCTGGGTGATGTATTTGCATTCGTCGAGCCGGCAACCGGCGATATAGACCCCGTCGAGACGGTTCTGGAAGGCGCGGAAGACGAAAGAGAAGTCCACCCTTCCGGCGCACATCATCCGGACGATTCTCACCTCGTTCGAATATTGCAGTCTGGAAACTCCAGCCAGGTCAGCCGCCCCGTACCCTCACCAGTTGCAGACAAAGCCGATGATCCGGGGTTTGAACTTCGTGGCAGCGCTCATCTCTCCACCTACTCCTTCGATCGGGATGGGGTCTCCTTAAGCATCGCCCTCCAGTGTTCCTCGATCGCAGAATCGATCTGGGCAAAGAGTTGCCGAT from Thermodesulfobacteriota bacterium encodes the following:
- a CDS encoding DUF1887 family CARF protein, whose product is MSHNIPQSENLFLLVGTNPLPNYVAAKLLLKPGGHIYLFHTDETATVADRLIAALQAEKGRVTKIEVKEAQGEEIFNKIAEHVKGKQDVGLNYTGGTKTMAVHAYRAVEEYCQGAVFSYLDARTLSMVVDQGDQPSRLFPVGLQVQPTVETLLVLHGYTLKRPPATDVFGTEIAQTLARINCKNFRSWCDDNLRNGPDTPIRKKGLDDLSLPNFIDWQGARFLKDLATQWNREVIEVAKWLDGKWLEHYTLWSLQQIAKDCQIHETAMSITPKERNFEFDVVAMRGYQLFAISCTTETKRSLTKQKLFEVFVRARQMGGDEARIGLVCCAPKAEDNPDSNPTAIQKEIEESWDAAGKVRVFGAEHLPNLPDHLRDWFNSQPS
- the cas6 gene encoding CRISPR system precrRNA processing endoribonuclease RAMP protein Cas6: MIERLYFSLYRFTFRPNFAIRFFGQWKGSVLRGAFGSSLRRLACLNRDQETCDACSMQERCAYTLIFNPIDAGKIKRLKNLPRGFVIKPPLDGATEYTSATPLRFEMVLVGDRIRGLPYVIVPFKELGRFGIGLNRGRFSLDGIEVLRGGRYDSIYDPETNVVSNFEAQIRGEDLLKRSEKFRGDRLTLRFLTPTRVRYNPTGRKGESRLVRDPEFHHLVRRLRDRINALSVSYCGGPLEVDFSGLAERATKVMKVHSNLEWVGMRRRSRTQETYHDQSGFIGEMTFEGDLEEFLPLLLAGEYLHVGEDAVFGNGWYEIGEQITSRFLQTPRSF
- a CDS encoding electron transfer flavoprotein subunit alpha/FixB family protein, translating into MEAHKGLLILGEMVEGKLAPVTVELLGAGRKLADDLGEPLNALLMGSKASSLAQEAIAYGADQVHIAEDPFLDQYHPEAYTQVMTNLCKALLPSIVLMGYTDIGSDLAPRLNGRLGGGLAMDCMSLSIDPSTKLLVTTRPVFGGNAHATMVAKAARPQMATVRPKTLPPAERNDSRQGKVIPVEGKVDPSTLKVKVVERIKEEVEGVKLEDAEVVVAGGRGIGSAKNWEMIQELARVLGGAVGATRPACDEGWAPVSAQIGQSGKVVSPKLYIAVALSGACPISPATWDPSTSWRSTRTKRPTSSTWPTTALSQTLKKSSPPSPPN
- a CDS encoding electron transfer flavoprotein subunit beta/FixA family protein, with amino-acid sequence MNIVVCVKQVLDPEIPPAKFKIDPATKQVIPPPGVPPVISVYDERAVEVACRLKDKHKGKITVLSLGSAKAADVIRHAISMGADEGYVLSDPAFENLDSFGTAHVLSKAIQKIGAYDLVLCGRQAADWGDGQVGPILAELLGLPLITIAASVEAVEKTVRVKRMVSDGYEVLEAPMPCLVTVSSEVGLPRLPGGMGLMMARKKQIPTWKAQDIGVDPSQLDKGKAHMEVIGLSVPTRKTQCEIIAANTPAEAGVALAEKIAKLI
- a CDS encoding (Fe-S)-binding protein gives rise to the protein MSPVSATYWGLPGYVIFWALFAIAFGLFLQRAYLLYRLMRLGGPENRFDRKGRRFKEMVLEVVPQWCTLKTLSREDRAGLAHALLFWSFSLFFLSYIIFVGLAGGFGLSEYIERTPFETFYFSILDLAALLVTLTLIVAAIRRYVIRPPRLEPTAEAGVILMMVFSLMALHVLSVGFDHASRGVQASWPPLGSALAHYLSGTGLSKASLESGYRLMWWLHYLVILSFMVYIPRSKHLHILASIANAFFKPLDTKVDLRPIPLEALEAAEGTATLGASKIQDFTWKDLLDLYACAECGRCHVNCPAQLTGKTLSPREVIHHLKEHLLESGPALLSQKAGSTAEPSAETSAKAMIGEVVKEEEIWACTTCGACQEVCPVSIEHIRKIIDMRRNLVMEQSRMPESAQLMLRNMQQRGHPWAGLQSMRLRGDWTSEAEVRVLGDGEEAKTLFWVGCTGALVERNVKATLAMTRVLRAAGVDFAVLGDGETCCGDPARRAGYEFQFQMMAEQNIEVFKSHAVEEIITTCPHCYHTMKHEYPKFGGAFKVLHYTELLADLIRQGRLRLSPKGLPTTLTYHDPCYLGRYNGLYTEPRQILRSITGGHLREMARSRQTGFCCGGGGGLMWIEEQPGTTKINQTRLEDIVKTGAEAVVAACPYCLQMFEDAINHKGIQNALKAMDLVEVVEEAMRS
- a CDS encoding hydrogenase iron-sulfur subunit: MSAATKFKPRIIGFVCNWUGYGAADLAGVSRLQYSNEVRIVRMMCAGRVDFSFVFRAFQNRLDGVYIAGCRLDECKYITQGNYHALNLVLLCKRIMEYVGLNPERIRIEFMSSAEGGRFAETVNDFIKKIRSLGPFGKAEGLDEGEAAARVQRIMALIPYLKIAKREKLLTRQKERESWDQLFTREEIEALFRELPSYYIDPEKCQACMSCARRCPVDAILSGKNLIHIIDQEKCIKCGTCLEACPPKFSAVTKIVGGPVPPPIPEEKRKIVRKGKEN